Genomic segment of uncultured Fibrobacter sp.:
CGCGAACAACAACGAATTCACCGACCTCTGCAGCCGCCACCTGTACGAAATGGCCGCCAACTGCGTGATGACCCAGTTGCTCCTCCGCGACGCCACCAAGTCTCCTGAACTGTTCGACAAGAGCGTGAAGGTGTACCTGAACCTCGCCGAAGCCGAAGTCGCGAAGCACTACAACTTCGTGAAGAGCTTGAGCGTGGAATCGCTGGAAAGCTACAAGCAGGCATAAGCCTCGCTAACGCGATATTCGAAAACCCCGGCTCTGACGAGTCGGGGTTTTTGTTTGATGACGATATAGCCACATCCTGAAAAATTGTATAGTTTTACAAGCGGAAGGAAGAATATGAGCAAACAATTTGAATTCGGATTACAGACTTTCGAAGAGCTCGACGAGGCGGCAGCAGTCATGACGCGCGCCTATCAGGATTACGACTATATCACGCTCTATTTCACGGACACAGAGGAACGCCGCAATGGGCTGCTTGTCTTTATGAAATGCGTCTTAAGAACGACCTTTGGAAAGGCAAATCTTTTGGCCGCCCATCAAGACGGCAAGCTAGTCGCCCAAGCGACACTGGAGCAGCCCGGATTCGAGAAACCGTCTGCACTCCAATACATCATGCACGGTTTCTGGCGCGTCTTCTTTACCGTGAACTGGAAACGGATGAATGGATTTTTGACTATGGACGAAGGGGCAGGCAAGCCGTGCCATGATTACCAAAAGTCGGGACCAGACATCTGGTACCTCAGCATGCTCGAGGTAGACCCGCCCGCGCAGGGGCAGGGCGTCGGCACGCAGTTCCTGGCCTACATGGAAGATTACGTGCGGCAGCGTGGCGGTAAGCAGCTGGCGCTGTTTACAAATTCGGAAGAGAACCTCGCCTTTTACACCAAGCGCGGCTACGAAGTTTTCCATGAATGCGAAATCGAGCACAACGGCCGGAAAATCGGCAGCTGGAGCATGAAGAAAAAACTCTAGTTGAATTCAGTCGGCATATCGCCATCTAGAATACACCAGACATTCCACCCCGTATACCTGAAGGGCTCAGGCCGGCACAATCTCGGGAAATTCATTCCCGACAGGCCCATGTTGCGCTGAATACATTTAGCACCGTCGTTATAGTATTCTATATAATCATTGCAGGAATCTTCTGAAGATTTTCCAGAACGCGCTTTATAACCCGTTTTGGTACACGTCTCATTTTCAAAGATCCATGTAAGTTCACTGTCGGTGATTTTCAGGTTGTACTTTTCAATGAAAATGGTATCAACGTAATCGGAGTTCGGATTATCACCGACAAACGTCACCATCGAATCACCATCAAACCATCTTTTTTCAAAGCCATGTATAGTCGTATCTTGAGCAGGCGGAACATAGCTGGGATTTTTCACGGTCCATCGAGTAATTGTAGAATCGGTCAACTTGATTAGCAGCAATTTAGATTCAAACTCTCCATAATAAAAGATGTCTACACCAACTGAAATTTTTTGCGTGTAGGCATAGTCAACTTTACGGCAACCATTCCAATCAAAACTAGAACAGCTTTGATAGTCCGAAAGCAGAAGCGAATCATTCCGCTCGACAATTATAACTTGGTTCCACCCTGGATCAGACACATAGCCACCACCCAGTTCCCCAGTAGGTTCATCTATCGTGTAGCAATATCCCCCATTTTCTGGGACAAGCCAATAAGCATTCTTTATATTCTTGCCAAAGACTTCTCTATAATATGTCGAATCTTCATCTTCTTGAAGGGGTTCGTAGCTAAAAATTTCAGCATTAACACCAGCGGTATCGAAGGGCAGTTTATTGAAATGCGGTTTAGGAGCAGTCGAGTCTTGAGAGGAGGAGCTTATTGATGAAGAACTCTCTGAGCCAACTTTCGGGGAATCCTCTTCTGAAGATTGAGAAGTCGATCCAAAATCGTCACATGCCAAAAGTGCGAATGTGACTATCCCCGTTAGCGACAAAGACAAGAACCTTTCCAGCACAACAACCTCCAATCTCTCTACAAAGTAATAAAACTGGCCGTTTCAGACGAACCGACCAGCCCAAGAAAATGAGAAAAAATTCTGTAACATGTGCGTATCAACTATTCTTTGTCGTCTTGATACTGTCGTTTTGCACTTTCAGGATGATGTCGCCTGTTTCCGGATCCATCATCATGTCAAAACTCGAACGAATGGTAAAATTATAGCCCGCGACATCGTAGCTGATATCCAGCGAATGCACCATGCACTTGTTCATGTAATCGAGGATCAGTTTATCGCGCGTGTAATCCAGCGCGTTTATGACGTTAGTCTCGTTTTGCTGCATCACGGAACTCAGGTACCTGTGATGGATTTCGTAGGTGTACTTGTCCTCGAGTTCCTTGGGAATATACGAGATTCCGCCCATGCGAATCACGGGAGAATTCTTGGTCAGGTTCCAGAAAAGGAATCCGCGATAGCCGTGGTCGTAAGATTTCGTATTCGTCGACACGCCCGATGCCATGAATTTTGCGAAAGATTCTTTACGAGCAAAGTACTTTTTCATTGCCAAGTCGTCTTCGGACATGAATGCCGAATAGATTGTTCCATACGGAGTCTTGCCAAAGACTTTTCCCACATGATAGACGCGCTTGATGTTTCCGTTGATCGTCTTTACACGGAAGGTCAATTGCTTTGTCGCGGTGCTTCTGCTCTTTACCTGTTCCGAAATATCCGTATTCGTCCTTCCGTAATCTTCGGGAACAATTGCATTCTTGAAGAACCGCCCGGCATAATTACGGAAATCATCGACACTGCTACATTCAAACATGTCAAGTATTCGGGCATTTACATAAAGAATTTCGCCAGTCTTTACACTGTACAGAATTACTCCGCCAGGAACAAACTCCATATAGTTCAAAGCCAATTGCTGCAGCATTTCGGCATTCTTGATAGAGCCATCAATTTTTGCCTTGAGCATGCCCCTATCTTTAATAGGCGTCAAGAGGAACTGAGTGGCGCCTATACGGATGCTTTCTTTGGCTAAATCTATGTTGTCGGTCATGACAACAAATGGAATTTGGAGATTGCGCCGTTCAGCTTGGAAATTCTGGATGAGTTTGAAACCGTCCATTTTCGGAAGGTTCGCGTTAATCAAGGCAAGAGCCACATGACGTCCGTATTCAAGCAGCAAGTCCAGCGCCTGTTCGCCATCTTCGGCAAGCAGCACGTGGTAATCCGATCTCAAAATACTTTCAAGGAATGCCCTCTCTTGCGGATTGGCTTCGGCAATCAAGACAGTCTTCGTATTCGCCGGAAGCGTAGCCTCCTTGCCGCTAGATGAACTATCGTAAGCGCTCACATGCGTATTGCGGAAAGACAAGTCGTAAATGTGACATCCTTTATTGTCGGCAACCAGGCGCCCCCTCATAATGACGTACATGCCACGCGTCACATAGGTCACTTCACAGGGAGCCTCGTAGGCGGCCCTTTCTGCCTCGTGAAGTGTGTAGTACACCGGGTTTTCAGGATTGTTCGAAGCATCCTCGACTTCCTGGACATCCTTAAAACCGAGACTCAGGAGCTGTTCTTCGTACTGCCGATTCACAAACAGGAACTTGAACTTTTCATTCTCGAACGTCATAATCGCCCTAGGAGTATTTTCCTGATAGTCGAGACGCCCGATTTTTGAATACACGGCACGCGTGTTGCTATCTTCGATGACTATTCCCGAAGTCTCCATGTGCTCCATGGTAGCCTTCAACGGTTGCGGCTTTCCATAGTAGTAGCCCTGGACTTTTTCGCAACCGATGCTCTTCAGGAATGCCATCTGTTCCTTGGTTTCTACACCTTCGGCCAAGGTCTTTAATCCAAGGCTTTTCGCCATGCGCACCATCGAGCTGATAATGGTGCGAGACACATCGTTAAAGTTCGAAAGGAAGGCCATGTCGATTTTAAGTTCGTCGAACTTGTAGTCCTTGAGCGTATTCAGCGAAGAATAACCGCTCCCGAAATCGTCCATCCAGACTTCGTAGCCAACCAGACGGAATCGCTCAATTTCATGCTGGATATACGAATCCGACGCCATGATGCTTTCGGTAATTTCTACACGGATGTAGTCACGCTCAATCTTGTATCTTTCAAGAATACCTTCGACTACCTCAAAAATATCGCAGCCGGTAAAGTCCAACCGGGAAAGGTTGAACGACACCGGAACCACAGGGTAGCCCTGGTCCAATTGTTCGCGCATTTCTCTGCAGACAAGTTCTATCACGTGGCTGTCGAGTTTATGGATTTGCTTGGATTCCTCTAATGCGCCGATAAATTCGCCCGGGTTCAAAAAGCCCTGTTCCGGATCAATCCAACGGGCGAGCGCTTCCATACCGCAAAACGTTCCTGTAATCGTTCGCACCACCGGCTGGTAGTAAACCTTGATATAGCCGTTCGCAATGGCGTCATCAATGTGGTTTACCACGTAATTGTGCAATATGAGAGTTCTGTGCAGGTCTTCGTCATATTGCCGAATAAATTTATCACCCTTTTTCTTTTGAATGTTGCAGGCGAGTTTCGCCTTTTCTATCGCGTCGAGAATATCGCTATCTGCATCGGCCTCACAAATGCCCACGTAAATGTCCATCGAAATTTTCGAAACCGTACCTTTAACGTATTTTCGAACTTCGCACAACTTTTCTTCGAGGTTGGCAATGTCTGCAACAACGACAAAATGGTCGTTCGTGCTACGGCATACCAGGTTATCTGCAAACTGCTTTTTCAGTACGGCCGCAAAGTGAATCAAGAACTCGTTTCCGGAGCTAAAGCCGTTGGCATTGTTGTAAAGCTTCATCCCGATAATGTCGAAGAAAACCACTGCAGGGGTTTTACCTGCATTTAAAAAACCCTCTACATAGTTTTCTCCGCGGATGCGGCAATACTCTAAATTCGGAAGCCCCGTCAGGGAATCGAAGAACCGGTCGGAATGATCGTTTACGCGCATGAAAATGGAGCGCTTGCCATTCCAGGAAATCTGCGACGCCTCTACAACCAGGTCTTTTCCCGAATACGGGCAGCGAATAATCGTCACCCCTTTTTCAAGGAGTTCTTCGACAAACAATGTATTCTGTTCGTTGGCAGGAAAGAAATATTCTTCGAACTTGATTCCCTGTTCATAGGGTCTTTTCGGTTTCCAAAAAAGCGACATAGAAGGATTCACCATATAGATTTCGTGCGATTTCGCATCGAAAATCACAAACGGGTCCACCTTGGCCGTATTCAAAAGATCCACGACTACCGACGCGGGAATGTCGGATTTCTCACGCAAAGTCATTGCTCCCACCTTGATTCACATTTTCTCTCTTACCTATTAAATTAAATGATTTCGTTTGGATTTGCAAACGTTTTTTCACATTTCAACCCTAAAAACAGCCCTAACACGCCCTTTACACGCAAAAAACCGCCCCTAAGGGACGGCTTTTTGCGAAAAAATCTAGTGCCAAGCGAAGGCAATAGGCAATTAGCCTATTGTCGGAGCGAAGGGCGAACAACGACTAGCAAATCCTTTTGGAGTTCTCTCTTTTCGTTGTTCGCATATACAGTAGGTCAATCGGCGGCTGGAGCGTAATCCCCATCAAGGATACACCAGACGCCATCGCCACTCTTTTTAGTGGGGCGGCACAAGTTCGGATACACCCCCTCGGGAGCACCGATATTGCGCTGCATACAATCGACACCATTGTTGATGTAATCTTGTCGTTCCTTGCACTGTTCCTGCACCGTGTGAGTCGTATCAGGAACATAGTCAGCCGTGCGGCAGGTTTCATTTTCAAAAATCCACGTGCTTCCGATATCTGTAATCTTCACGTT
This window contains:
- a CDS encoding N-acetyltransferase, whose protein sequence is MKCVLRTTFGKANLLAAHQDGKLVAQATLEQPGFEKPSALQYIMHGFWRVFFTVNWKRMNGFLTMDEGAGKPCHDYQKSGPDIWYLSMLEVDPPAQGQGVGTQFLAYMEDYVRQRGGKQLALFTNSEENLAFYTKRGYEVFHECEIEHNGRKIGSWSMKKKL
- a CDS encoding EAL domain-containing protein translates to MTLREKSDIPASVVVDLLNTAKVDPFVIFDAKSHEIYMVNPSMSLFWKPKRPYEQGIKFEEYFFPANEQNTLFVEELLEKGVTIIRCPYSGKDLVVEASQISWNGKRSIFMRVNDHSDRFFDSLTGLPNLEYCRIRGENYVEGFLNAGKTPAVVFFDIIGMKLYNNANGFSSGNEFLIHFAAVLKKQFADNLVCRSTNDHFVVVADIANLEEKLCEVRKYVKGTVSKISMDIYVGICEADADSDILDAIEKAKLACNIQKKKGDKFIRQYDEDLHRTLILHNYVVNHIDDAIANGYIKVYYQPVVRTITGTFCGMEALARWIDPEQGFLNPGEFIGALEESKQIHKLDSHVIELVCREMREQLDQGYPVVPVSFNLSRLDFTGCDIFEVVEGILERYKIERDYIRVEITESIMASDSYIQHEIERFRLVGYEVWMDDFGSGYSSLNTLKDYKFDELKIDMAFLSNFNDVSRTIISSMVRMAKSLGLKTLAEGVETKEQMAFLKSIGCEKVQGYYYGKPQPLKATMEHMETSGIVIEDSNTRAVYSKIGRLDYQENTPRAIMTFENEKFKFLFVNRQYEEQLLSLGFKDVQEVEDASNNPENPVYYTLHEAERAAYEAPCEVTYVTRGMYVIMRGRLVADNKGCHIYDLSFRNTHVSAYDSSSSGKEATLPANTKTVLIAEANPQERAFLESILRSDYHVLLAEDGEQALDLLLEYGRHVALALINANLPKMDGFKLIQNFQAERRNLQIPFVVMTDNIDLAKESIRIGATQFLLTPIKDRGMLKAKIDGSIKNAEMLQQLALNYMEFVPGGVILYSVKTGEILYVNARILDMFECSSVDDFRNYAGRFFKNAIVPEDYGRTNTDISEQVKSRSTATKQLTFRVKTINGNIKRVYHVGKVFGKTPYGTIYSAFMSEDDLAMKKYFARKESFAKFMASGVSTNTKSYDHGYRGFLFWNLTKNSPVIRMGGISYIPKELEDKYTYEIHHRYLSSVMQQNETNVINALDYTRDKLILDYMNKCMVHSLDISYDVAGYNFTIRSSFDMMMDPETGDIILKVQNDSIKTTKNS